The region CGGCAATCACCTGAAGGGCCGCCTCGGCCAATCCGAACGGCGGCAGTCCTCGGGCCAGGTGCCGAGTGCGTGGGCCAGTCGGTCGCTCTGCTCTCGGGTGATGCCCCGGGCCAGGTGAGTACCACACCGCGGACTCATGGACTCGTCGCAGTGCAGGATTCCGTGGAAGGGCTCCTGGCTGCCCGAGAGCGGGGAGGCGGCAGGAAGCGTCCATTCAGCCGGCTCCCACAAGGGGTGGTCCGCGAGGAGCGCTTCGGCGAGGGACGGCGCCTGCGTGGCGGGGAGGCCGACTCGCGCCAGCGCGTCGCCGAGTACGTCCGCGGCGTCCTCGGGCATGTCCTGGTCGCCGAGCGTCGGCAGCAGGAGGAGCAGGCGCGCGTACTCGGCGTGGACTCCCGGGGCGTCGAGGTCGGGCGTGCGGGCGATGTGGTGGAGTTCTCGCCAGGAGAGTCCCGGGCCGGCCTGGTGGCCGCCGAGGCTGGCCAGGCGGCCGTGCCGTCCCCACTCGGGGTGGGTGATGAAGTACTCCGTTCCCGGATCCTCGGGAATGTTGCAGCCGAGGACCATCGCGGTGTGGCCGCCCGCGAACGGGATCCGGAAGACAGGCCACTGGTCCTCGTCGTGCAGTACGTCGAAGGCCGCGTCGGCATCGGCCCCGTCGACACCGAACCACTCCGGGACGGGGTCGTACTCCTCTGTCTCGCTCAGCCACATCAGGTAGGCCGCCCAGAACCCCGGCAGTGTCAGCAGTTCCTCACCCGCGACAACGGGGGCGTTCTCGAATCCCTCTATCAGCACCGGTCCAGGCTCTCACCCGCCTACGACAGTCCGTGGGGAACCAGATGGCCCGCTGGACACCGCTGTTCGTCAGCTGCCGCGCCAGGTGTCCAAGAAGTCGTGAGAGCGGCTTGATGGCCCATGCCAAGCTGTGCTCACCAACCCCTTCGGGAGCCCGACTTTGGAGGAGCGACGCCCCATGAGAATGGTCTCCGACCCCGGGTACACCGAAGTGGATCTCTCCGCGTCGGCGGAAGAACTGACCTGGTTGGCACGCGCGGTGGCCCGGGGCGAGGGGTTGCTCAGCTCCACCTCTTCGCCCGGCGGCGACGCCCTGGTCGGGGTCGAGGTCCTGAAGAGTTCCGGCCCCGGCGTTCTCATCCGCCGGGACGCCGAGCGGCAGATCCTTGTGATCAGCGGTGACTCCGCCGGCCGGGCGGTACTCGCGGAGAATCTGCGGGCCATGGCCACTGCCGAGGACGGCGGTCACCTCCACATCGACTACTTCCCCGGGCACTTCTACCTGGCCGAAGGGTCACTGCCCTTGGTGGTCAACAGCCCGCACGGAGGCATGCCAAGACGCTGAGTGGGCAGTTGGCCGCCGCTTTCGGTGGTTGCGGGTCACGCGTGCGGCAGAGGCTGCTCCGTCCAGACGGTCTTGCCGTCGTGGCTGTAGCGGGTGCCCCACCGCTCCGTGAGCTGGGCGACCAGGAAGAGCCCGCGTCCGCCCTCGTCCGTGCTGAGGGCCCGTCGGAGGTGAGGGGAGGTGTGGCTGGCGTCCGACACCTCACAGATCAGGCAGTGCGTACGGATGAGGCGCAGAGTGATGGGGCCGGCCGCGTACCGGTAGGTGTTGGTGACGAGCTCGCTGGCGACCAGCTCGGTGGTGAAGGCCAGTTCCGTCAGGCCCCATTCGGTCAGTTTCGCCGTGGCCAGCTCCCTGGCACGGGCAGCGGAGGTCGCTTCCAGGGGCAGCTGCCAGGTGGCGACATCCTGTGGCGGTAGAACCCGGGTACGGGCGATGAGCAGCGCGACGTCGTCGGTGGGGAGGTGCTCCTTCGGCAGCAGCGCTTCGACCACGGCCTGGCAGGTGCTGTCCAGAGGATCGGCAACGTGGGTGAGACATTCGTCCAGGTGCTCCAGCGCGGCGTCGATGTCGCCGTTGCGCGCCTCCAGAAGACCGTTGGTGTAGAGCGTGAGCAGG is a window of Streptomyces sp. NBC_00271 DNA encoding:
- a CDS encoding Imm32 family immunity protein, whose translation is MRMVSDPGYTEVDLSASAEELTWLARAVARGEGLLSSTSSPGGDALVGVEVLKSSGPGVLIRRDAERQILVISGDSAGRAVLAENLRAMATAEDGGHLHIDYFPGHFYLAEGSLPLVVNSPHGGMPRR